The following DNA comes from Kitasatospora sp. NBC_01287.
GGCGCGCTGCGGCTGCCCCGGGGTGTCGGGGCGGCCGGCGACCCAGACGACCTGGTGGCCGAGCGCTGGTTCGCGGCGCTCGGCGCGGGGGACGGTCGGCTGGCGGTGGCGCCGGGTGTCTCGGCGGCGGCGCTCGACCGGTTCGCGGCGCGGCTGGCCGCCTGGCACGGCTCAGGGGGCCCCGAGGAACCGGCGGTCCGGCTCTGCTTCCGGCTGGTCGAGCCGCTCGGCCCCGATCCAGGGGATCCCGAGGGGCGCACCTCCGACGACCACTGGCGGCTGGACTTCCTGCTGCAGGCCGCCGCGGAGCCCTCGCTGCTGGTGACCGCCACGGACCTGTGGGCCGGCGGCGCGGCGGTGGCCGCCTTCGCCCGTACGGTCGAGGACCCGCAGGGCGCCTACCTGGCGGAGCTGGACCGGGCCGTGCGGTGCCGGAGCGAGCTGCGCCAGGCGATGCGCTCCGCCCGCCCGGCCGGGCTGACGCTGGACCGGGAGGGCGCCCTGGACTTCCTGCGGGCGGCGGCTCCGGTGCTCACGGAGGCGGGCTTCGGGGTTCTGCTGCCCACCTGGTGGCAGCGGCGGCCGCAGCTGGGCATGGCCCTCGCGGTCAGCGGGGCGGCCGCGGGCCCGCCGACCGGCGCGGCCGCGGGGCGGACCGCGGGCGCGCTGCCGCCCGACGGGCGGCCCTGGCTCGACCGGGACGCCGTGCTCGCCTTCCAGTGGCAGCTGGCGCTGGACGGCGAGCAGCTCACCGCCCAGGAACTCGCCGACCTGGCAGCGGCCAAGCGCGGCCTGGTCCGGGTGCGTGGTCAGTGGATCGAGGTGGACAGCCGCCAGATCGCCGCCGCCGTCGACTTCCTCTCCCGGCAGGGGGTCGGGGAGAGCACCCCGGGGCGGCTGCTCCGGTTGATCCTTGACCCGGGGGCGATGGTCGCCGGGCTGCCGATCGGCGCGATCAGGGCTGCTGGGGTCTTCGGCGGGTTGCTCGGTGGTGGTGGTGGCAGTGGCGGCGGTGGTGGCGGTGCTGAGGGGCGCGGGCCCGTGGTGGTGCCGCTGCCCGATGACTTCGGCGCCACGCTGCGCCCGTACCAGGAGCGGGGCGTGGCCTGGCTGCGCTCGTTGAGCCGGCTGGGCCTGGGCGCGGTGCTGGCCGACGACATGGGCCTGGGCAAGACCGTGCAGGCCCTGGCCCTGCTCGCCGCGGAGCACCTGGAGCACGCGGAACAACTGGAGCAGCTGGAGCAGGCAGGCCAGGCAGGCCAGGCAGGCCGGGGCGCGGCGGCTGCTCCCGGCCCGACGCTGCTCGTCTGCCCGACCTCGCTGGTCGCCAACTGGCGGCGCGAGGCGGCCAGGTTCGCGCCGATGCTGCGGGTGCACGTGCGGCACGGCGCCGACCGCCCCACCGGCGACGCGCTGCCGACCGCCGTGGGTGCGGCCGACCTGGTGATCACCACGTACGGCCTGGTCCAGCGCGACGCTCCCGAGCTGCGCCGGATCGCCTGGCGCCGAGTGATCGCCGACGAGGCGCAGAACATCAAGAACAGCGCCACCGCCCAGTCCCGGGCGCTGCGTTCGATCCCGGCCGAGCACCGGATCGCGCTCACCGGCACGCCGGTGGAGAACCGTCTCGCCGACCTGCACGCGATCCTGGACTTCGCCAACCCCGGCCTGCTCGGCTCGGCGGCGGCCTTCAAGGAGCGGTACGCGATCCCCGTCGAGCAGCACGCCAGCGCTGGCCGGATGGCCGAACTGCGGCGCAGGACGAGCCCGTTCGTACTGCGCCGACGCAAGGACGACCCGGCGGTGGCCGTCGCGCTGCCGGCCAAGGAGGAGATGACCGTCTGGTGCACGCTGACCGCCGAACAGGCGGGCCTCTACCAGGCGGTGGTCGCCGACCTGCTGGACCGGCTGAACGGGATCAAGGGCGTGCAGCGCAAGGGGGCGGTGCTCGGCGCGCTCGGCAAGCTCAAGCAGGTCTGCAACCACCCCGCCCAACTGCTGCACGACGGATCGGCGGTGGCCGGTCGCTCCGGCAAACTGGCCCGGCTGGAGGAGGTGCTGGCCGAAGCGCTCGCCGAGGGCGACCGCACCCTGGTCTTCACCCAGTACGCCGAGTTCGGCACCCTGCTCCACCGCCACCTGGCCGACCGGCTCGACACCGAAGTGCTCTACCTGCACGGCCGGTTGAGCGCGCGGCGGCGTGACGAACTGGTGCAGCGCTTCCAGCAGCCGGGGAGCGGCGGCGCGGGGCCGGGCGTCTTCCTGCTCTCGCTCAAGGCCGGCGGCACCGGCCTCAACCTCACCGCCGCGAACCAGGTGGTGCACCTGGACCGGTGGTGGAACCCGGCTGTCGAGCAGCAGGCCACCGACCGGGCCCACCGGATCGGTCAGCACCGCACCGTCCAGGTCCGCCGCTTCGTCTGCGCCGGCACGGTCGAGGAGCGGATCGCAGGCCTGATCGACGCCAAGCGCGCGTTGGCCGAGGCGGTGGTCGGCGAGGGCGAGCGGTGGCTCACCGATCTGTCCGACGGTGAGCTGCGGGAGCTGCTCACCCTCTCCGCGGAGGCGCTGGCGGAATGACCGAGCTCAGTGGACCGAGCGACCCGACCGGCCCGACCGGCCCGACCGGCCCGACCGGCCCGAGCGGCCCGACCGGCCTGGGCGGACCGGATGGACCGGCTGGCCCGAGCCCGTCCGGCTCGCCGGTGAACCCGCTGGACGGCTACTGGGCGGGTGACTTCACGCTGCGCCAGGAGGGCACGGCCGTACCGCCGGGCCCGGGCCGTCCGGGCCCGCCGCCGATCGAGCGGCTGGCCGCGCCCGACATCACCGTCCGCGGCCGGGGCCTGACGGCGCTGCTCGCGCCGGTCTACCGGGCGCTGACCTCCTGAGCACCCCCGCCGCCGGCGACCCGCACGACCGCTCCTTGACCCTCGACCTGGTCGAGGCCGCAGAGTCCTCGGCGTGGAGAGCGTGATGCGCAGTATCGGCCAGTTGGCCAGGGAGAGCGGCCTGACCGTCAGTGCCCTGCGGTTCTACGACAGTGCCGGGGTCTTCGGCCCGGCCCGGGTCGATCCGCAGACCGGCTACCGCTGGTACGCGCCGGACCAGCTCGCCGATGCCCGGCTGCTCTGCAGGCTGCGCCGGGTCGGGCTGCCGCTGGCCGGGATCCGGCTGGTCCTGGCCGCGCCGTCCGACGCCCGAGCGGCGCACGAGGTGCTCGATGCGCACCTGCGGCGGTTGGAGGACGGCTTGGCCGACGCGCGTCGGGAACTCTCCCAGGTCCGAACGCTGATCGATCAACGGGAGCACATGATGACGACGACCGGCCCCACCGATCCGGCCACCCCCGCCGGCGCCGCGCACGTCCTGAGCGCCGCCCGCCTCGCCGTGGCCGGGAGCGACCTGGTCGCCGCCCTGGCGGCGGTCCGCTTCGCGGTGAGCCGCGACGCCGAACTGCCGATGCTCGGCGGTGT
Coding sequences within:
- a CDS encoding DEAD/DEAH box helicase, which codes for MFAVHALWRGPQGGRLALWAEDARALGRPREAVRYPAAGADGTGRAGEGASAGGVAGSGGAVGSGGVAGAGGAAGAGGAARPHPYACSAALLARVLGGIGPGLEWLAGQAAERWATLTLPSLSGTPTPSPELLGGGAPSGVSLHAWRVPALVFEPTEAAQLLGELFDPRWALTSAELDGQGRVDVAYGASLRWFTAVHDLAWRLAGRGQVLPALVRLDGEPYARWQPVLGAADRREASALAAGCPAVARAGRPGAVLLAEALETLTDREVRATLADHPGALRLPRGVGAAGDPDDLVAERWFAALGAGDGRLAVAPGVSAAALDRFAARLAAWHGSGGPEEPAVRLCFRLVEPLGPDPGDPEGRTSDDHWRLDFLLQAAAEPSLLVTATDLWAGGAAVAAFARTVEDPQGAYLAELDRAVRCRSELRQAMRSARPAGLTLDREGALDFLRAAAPVLTEAGFGVLLPTWWQRRPQLGMALAVSGAAAGPPTGAAAGRTAGALPPDGRPWLDRDAVLAFQWQLALDGEQLTAQELADLAAAKRGLVRVRGQWIEVDSRQIAAAVDFLSRQGVGESTPGRLLRLILDPGAMVAGLPIGAIRAAGVFGGLLGGGGGSGGGGGGAEGRGPVVVPLPDDFGATLRPYQERGVAWLRSLSRLGLGAVLADDMGLGKTVQALALLAAEHLEHAEQLEQLEQAGQAGQAGRGAAAAPGPTLLVCPTSLVANWRREAARFAPMLRVHVRHGADRPTGDALPTAVGAADLVITTYGLVQRDAPELRRIAWRRVIADEAQNIKNSATAQSRALRSIPAEHRIALTGTPVENRLADLHAILDFANPGLLGSAAAFKERYAIPVEQHASAGRMAELRRRTSPFVLRRRKDDPAVAVALPAKEEMTVWCTLTAEQAGLYQAVVADLLDRLNGIKGVQRKGAVLGALGKLKQVCNHPAQLLHDGSAVAGRSGKLARLEEVLAEALAEGDRTLVFTQYAEFGTLLHRHLADRLDTEVLYLHGRLSARRRDELVQRFQQPGSGGAGPGVFLLSLKAGGTGLNLTAANQVVHLDRWWNPAVEQQATDRAHRIGQHRTVQVRRFVCAGTVEERIAGLIDAKRALAEAVVGEGERWLTDLSDGELRELLTLSAEALAE